In Puntigrus tetrazona isolate hp1 chromosome 24, ASM1883169v1, whole genome shotgun sequence, a genomic segment contains:
- the LOC122330141 gene encoding CD209 antigen-like protein C: MEFIEHGIGKDEAKENIYANVHTLNIHDVETKTENTGKHQTPLHTGRDSVKIRNYRSAVVCLVLLCVLLLTAVIVLCVTLFTNNKLTEKIDQLQTNKSTLTEARDQLIDQNMQLTRERDGLLSSNRDLIKQRDQLHHEKNELFESIRQMDGWIYYQSNFYYISSEKKSWTESRRYCTERGADLITINNREEQDFVKKISLNANVWIGLTDSDVEGRWKWVDGSTLTSGFWDPREPNGQRAENCALTYSPGWADYPCSDLFLWICEKSILK, translated from the exons ATGGAATTTATAGAACATGGAATAGGTAAAGATGAAGCTAAAGAGAACATCTATGCTAATGTACATACTCTAAACATTCATGATGTCGAGACAAAAACAGAGAACACCGGGAAACACCAAACACCTCTACACACAG GAAGAGATTCAGTGAAGATCAGAAACTACAGGTCAGCTGTAGTGTGTTTGGTTCTTCTGTGTGTTCTTCTGCTGACTGCAGTCATAGTGCTGTGTGTCACACTCTTTACAAACAACAAACTCACAGAAAAGATTGACCAGCTACAAACTAACAAGAGCACACTCACAGAAGCGAGAGACCAGCTAATAGACCAAAACATGCAGCtgacaagagagagagatggattaCTATCAAGTAACCGTGATCTGATTAAGCAAAGAGACCAGTTACATCACGAGAAAAATGAACTATTCGAAAGTATTCGTCAAATgg ATGGATGGATTTATTATCAATCTAATTTTTACTACATTTCATCTGAGAAGAAGAGCTGGACTGAGAGCAGAAGATACTGtacagagagaggagcagatcTGATCACAATAAACAACAGAGAGGAACAA GATTTTGTGAAGAAAATATCTCTTAATGCTAATGTCTGGATTGGTCTGACTGACAGTGATGTGGAGGGCAGGTGGAAATGGGTTGATGGCAGCACACTGACCTCTGG GTTCTGGGATCCTCGAGAACCCAATGGACAAAGAGCAGAGAACTGTGCTTTGACTTATTCACCAGGATGGGCTGATTATCCATGTAGTGATCTTTTTCTATGGATATGTgaaaagagcattttaaaataa